A single window of Providencia alcalifaciens DNA harbors:
- the nrfD gene encoding cytochrome c nitrite reductase subunit NrfD translates to MTTTSAFHFESLVWDWPIAVYLFLIGISAGLVVLAVLMRQYVPNAATSNSTIMRTTLILAPTTIILGLLILIFHLTRPWTFWKLMFHYSPTSVMSMGVMLFQVYMAVLVVWLAKIYEQELIGLQQKWLPKLTIVPRVLGWLSRIMRGLDIAMLVLAVLLGAYTGFLLSALKSYPFLNNPILPALFLFSGISSGLAVSLLAVVLRYRKNVHNPETAFLHRVESFVVWLEIFLLAAFFVGLALGDDGKLRSLIAALGGGFWTWWFWLGVVGIGFVIPLALKKWQQQGSQAFRVIVVSGASLIGVFFLRFFVLYAGQLTVA, encoded by the coding sequence ATGACAACCACTTCAGCTTTTCATTTTGAGTCGTTAGTCTGGGACTGGCCTATCGCCGTTTACCTGTTTTTGATTGGTATCTCTGCGGGGTTAGTGGTTCTGGCAGTATTGATGCGCCAATATGTCCCCAATGCTGCCACCAGCAATAGTACTATCATGCGTACCACGCTAATTTTAGCCCCGACTACCATTATTCTCGGTCTACTGATCCTCATTTTCCACTTAACCCGTCCATGGACGTTCTGGAAATTGATGTTTCACTACAGCCCAACTTCTGTGATGTCCATGGGGGTGATGCTGTTTCAAGTTTACATGGCAGTGCTAGTGGTTTGGCTGGCTAAAATTTATGAGCAGGAGCTCATTGGGTTGCAACAAAAATGGCTTCCTAAGCTAACAATAGTACCTCGCGTTTTAGGTTGGTTAAGTCGCATCATGCGCGGGTTAGATATTGCTATGCTAGTCTTAGCCGTATTACTCGGAGCTTATACGGGATTCTTGTTATCGGCCCTAAAATCCTATCCGTTCTTAAACAACCCAATATTACCGGCTTTATTCCTCTTTTCAGGAATTTCGTCGGGACTGGCGGTGAGTTTACTGGCAGTAGTCCTGCGCTATCGCAAAAATGTTCATAACCCTGAAACGGCCTTTTTACACCGCGTAGAAAGCTTCGTCGTCTGGTTAGAGATATTTCTGCTAGCAGCCTTCTTTGTGGGGTTGGCGCTCGGTGATGATGGCAAACTGCGTTCGTTAATTGCGGCATTAGGCGGTGGTTTCTGGACGTGGTGGTTCTGGCTTGGCGTCGTGGGGATTGGGTTTGTTATTCCCCTTGCGTTGAAAAAATGGCAACAACAAGGTAGCCAAGCTTTTCGGGTTATTGTGGTCAGTGGCGCAAGCTTAATTGGCGTGTTTTTCCTGCGTTTCTTTGTCCTGTACGCCGGACAATTAACGGTCGCATAA
- a CDS encoding ABC transporter permease has protein sequence MDSINKTGLTSTRGAFGLPRVGFSPLTLSVVVITLGVLTPLLFLLGLAASSGFDHWEHLMRYVLPDATLNTLILLLGVGAMVMTIGAGCAWLVTAFDFPGRKLFSWALLLPLAMPTYIVAFAWLDLLHPIGPIQEFIRSVLGYDSPRQFRLPDLRSMTGAILLLGLVLYPYVYLTMRAMFMSQPAHLLEAARTLGLSSTGTFFRVALPMARPALVVGTSLALLETLNDIGASEFLGVNTLTVTVYTTWVTRSDLPAAAQIACSMLTVIILLLALEYYGRKNQRYSTGRQMRGILPSRLTGWRAILATCVTALPVVLGFLAPALFLGWESLKRISDSMTISSSLLQSLQNSLLLAAGVTVVVTLVSIVVAWYARASAISGSSQEWRRTLMKIASLGYAVPGTVLAIGLLTPGMALDNFLAELLDFRGLPLLSTGILLVICCSIRFMAISIGAIDAGLTRIPPSMEQASRLLGESELRTFFRVHLPLLRPALVTSALLVFADAMKELPTTLLLRPVNFETLATSLYAEAARGTYEEGAIAALLIVLAGTLPVILLARSQLTSSQSKRSS, from the coding sequence TTGGATTCGATCAATAAAACTGGCTTAACCTCTACGCGCGGGGCTTTCGGGTTACCGCGTGTTGGTTTCTCGCCATTAACTCTTTCTGTGGTGGTCATTACGCTTGGCGTTCTGACCCCTTTGTTGTTTTTATTAGGTCTGGCTGCAAGCTCAGGATTCGACCATTGGGAACATTTGATGCGCTATGTGCTTCCCGATGCCACCTTAAATACCTTAATTTTACTGCTGGGTGTTGGTGCAATGGTGATGACCATTGGCGCAGGGTGTGCATGGCTGGTGACAGCGTTTGATTTCCCTGGTCGAAAGCTGTTTAGCTGGGCGCTGCTACTGCCCCTTGCGATGCCAACCTACATTGTGGCGTTTGCATGGTTAGATTTACTGCACCCTATTGGACCGATTCAAGAATTTATTCGTAGCGTGTTAGGGTACGATTCACCACGCCAATTCCGCCTTCCTGATCTCCGTTCGATGACGGGGGCCATTTTGTTGCTTGGTCTGGTGCTTTATCCCTATGTTTACTTGACCATGCGAGCCATGTTTATGAGTCAGCCAGCTCATTTGCTGGAAGCGGCTCGAACCCTTGGACTCAGTTCAACGGGGACATTTTTCCGAGTGGCTCTACCGATGGCGCGTCCTGCCTTAGTGGTGGGCACAAGCCTCGCTCTGCTGGAAACCCTCAATGATATCGGCGCATCGGAATTTTTAGGTGTGAATACATTGACCGTGACGGTGTACACCACATGGGTGACTCGCTCTGATCTGCCCGCTGCGGCGCAAATTGCCTGCTCGATGTTAACCGTGATTATCTTGCTGTTAGCATTAGAATATTACGGTCGAAAAAATCAGCGTTACAGTACTGGGCGGCAAATGCGAGGGATCTTGCCATCGCGTTTGACGGGATGGCGCGCCATATTAGCGACGTGCGTCACCGCACTACCCGTCGTGTTAGGCTTTTTAGCACCGGCACTTTTTTTAGGGTGGGAAAGCCTTAAACGCATCAGTGACAGCATGACAATCTCAAGCAGCCTGTTGCAGTCACTACAAAACTCATTATTGCTGGCGGCGGGTGTCACCGTCGTTGTGACGTTGGTGAGCATTGTGGTGGCGTGGTATGCCAGAGCGAGTGCGATCTCCGGTTCATCTCAAGAATGGCGACGAACCTTGATGAAAATTGCTTCGCTGGGTTATGCAGTGCCCGGAACGGTATTGGCAATAGGTTTGTTAACACCGGGTATGGCGCTGGATAATTTTCTTGCTGAGCTATTGGATTTTAGAGGATTACCGCTGTTATCAACGGGAATTTTATTGGTTATCTGCTGTTCAATTCGATTTATGGCTATCTCCATTGGGGCGATTGATGCTGGGTTAACCCGCATTCCGCCGAGTATGGAACAAGCCTCAAGGCTGCTAGGGGAAAGCGAGCTGCGAACGTTCTTTCGTGTGCATCTTCCGCTATTACGTCCAGCACTCGTCACCAGTGCATTGTTGGTCTTTGCTGATGCGATGAAAGAGTTGCCGACCACATTACTGTTACGTCCGGTGAATTTTGAGACGTTGGCAACCTCGTTGTATGCAGAGGCGGCGCGAGGAACCTATGAAGAAGGCGCGATTGCAGCACTATTAATTGTGCTAGCAGGGACATTGCCTGTGATCCTCTTAGCGCGCAGTCAGCTGACTTCATCTCAATCAAAACGGTCATCTTAA
- the nrfF gene encoding heme lyase NrfEFG subunit NrfF has product MIKKIVMLLLLLCSLNAYAQIVDTWAFNSNEEQELSLQIASQLRCPQCQNQNLLESNAPTAVSMRHQVFKMVSEGKSESQIKHYMTERYGDFVLYNPPLTLSTLLLWLLPVFAVLFIIFILWKTLKVKNRINPRVILLDNAIPLIEKYNQTHSDIQLLPDINNEKILQYSHWNKISNALIVIIICIMIAGYFLLPRFNSTLDLYQRQNDPILLFTPLERETQDLQRLQADIRQSPENSELWAVLGEYYLYQNSYENALIAYGYALKYRGENAQLYAAIATVMYYQAGQVVTNDTQKMIDKALSLDKNEVTALMLLASDAFINANYTTAINIWQNLLDSNNPRVNRAQIIEAIHMAKLMENSGKQ; this is encoded by the coding sequence ATGATTAAAAAAATCGTTATGCTACTTCTGCTGCTGTGCTCCTTGAATGCGTACGCCCAAATTGTGGATACATGGGCATTTAACTCCAATGAGGAGCAAGAATTATCCTTGCAGATCGCTTCACAGCTACGTTGCCCACAATGTCAAAACCAAAACTTGTTGGAATCCAATGCACCTACGGCAGTCAGTATGCGCCATCAAGTCTTTAAAATGGTCTCTGAAGGGAAAAGTGAATCTCAGATTAAACACTATATGACCGAGCGTTATGGTGACTTTGTTTTATATAATCCGCCATTAACGCTTAGCACCCTACTATTATGGTTACTTCCCGTATTTGCTGTTCTTTTTATTATCTTTATTTTATGGAAAACATTAAAAGTAAAAAATAGAATTAATCCGCGCGTTATTTTATTAGATAATGCGATTCCATTAATAGAAAAATACAACCAGACTCACTCTGACATACAATTATTACCGGATATCAATAATGAAAAAATACTTCAGTATTCTCATTGGAATAAGATAAGTAATGCCCTTATTGTCATCATAATCTGCATTATGATAGCGGGATATTTTTTATTACCGCGATTCAATTCAACACTTGATTTATATCAAAGACAAAATGACCCTATTTTGCTGTTTACACCCTTAGAGCGTGAAACGCAGGATCTACAACGTTTACAAGCAGATATCCGCCAATCCCCTGAAAACAGTGAGCTTTGGGCTGTTTTAGGTGAATACTATCTTTATCAAAATAGCTATGAAAATGCTTTAATTGCCTATGGCTATGCACTCAAGTATCGCGGAGAGAATGCCCAACTCTATGCCGCAATTGCCACGGTGATGTATTACCAAGCCGGACAAGTGGTTACAAATGACACACAAAAAATGATAGACAAAGCATTGAGTCTAGATAAGAATGAAGTCACCGCATTGATGTTATTAGCCTCAGATGCCTTTATCAATGCCAATTACACAACGGCGATTAATATCTGGCAAAACCTACTTGATAGTAATAATCCTAGAGTCAATCGCGCTCAAATTATTGAAGCCATTCACATGGCTAAATTAATGGAAAATAGTGGGAAACAGTGA
- the yegD gene encoding molecular chaperone: protein MFIGFDYGTSNCSVAIMKDGKPQLLPLEGSNFYIPSTLCAPTRESVSEHLFRHLNISPTDSVGQQILRRSIAFNQDEGIELEPEDIVFGQAALDLYLSDPRDVYYVKSPKSFLGASGLHETQVSFFEDLVCAMMANIKHTAEASTQQTITDTVIGRPINFHGRGGELANQQAEAILLKAAKRAGFKNIAFQFEPVAAGLEYESTLTNERTILVVDIGGGTTDCSLIQMGPSYKDSHDRTSSLLAHTGQRVGGNDLDIFVALKQLMQLFGMESQYQSGIKMPLLQFWNPIAINNVEAQKEFYSRANLNALTRLQQDAQEPALLARLLEVYHQTLGYSIVRKAEEAKIALSDEQNYLAKIALSKELLEVNIGRDQLIDAIESPKSKMIELVKEAVVQGGVQPDAIFVTGGSARSPILHQAIQEQLPNIPIVRGDDFGSVTAGLARWAQTCFK, encoded by the coding sequence ATGTTTATTGGTTTTGACTACGGAACATCTAACTGCTCCGTCGCAATCATGAAAGATGGCAAACCGCAATTGTTACCCCTTGAAGGCAGCAATTTTTATATTCCATCAACCTTGTGTGCGCCGACAAGAGAATCGGTTTCAGAGCACTTATTTCGCCATCTGAATATTTCTCCGACAGACTCAGTAGGCCAGCAAATCCTCCGACGCTCTATTGCGTTTAATCAGGATGAAGGCATTGAACTGGAGCCGGAAGATATTGTTTTCGGGCAAGCTGCGCTGGACTTATATTTAAGCGACCCTCGTGATGTCTACTATGTAAAATCACCTAAATCTTTTTTAGGTGCATCAGGCTTACACGAAACCCAAGTGAGTTTCTTCGAAGATTTAGTGTGCGCCATGATGGCAAATATCAAGCATACTGCCGAAGCAAGTACCCAACAAACCATCACTGACACCGTGATTGGTCGCCCAATTAACTTCCATGGACGTGGTGGTGAACTGGCGAACCAGCAAGCGGAAGCTATCTTATTAAAAGCCGCTAAACGTGCTGGGTTTAAGAATATTGCCTTCCAGTTTGAGCCCGTTGCCGCTGGGTTAGAGTATGAATCTACTCTCACCAATGAGAGGACCATTTTAGTGGTGGATATTGGTGGGGGAACCACCGACTGCTCACTGATCCAAATGGGTCCAAGTTACAAAGACAGCCACGACCGTACAAGCTCTTTGTTAGCCCATACAGGTCAACGTGTTGGCGGAAACGATCTGGATATTTTCGTTGCCTTAAAACAGTTAATGCAGCTTTTTGGCATGGAAAGCCAATATCAATCGGGGATCAAAATGCCTCTGTTGCAGTTTTGGAATCCGATTGCCATTAACAATGTGGAAGCACAAAAAGAGTTTTATTCTCGCGCTAACCTCAATGCATTAACCCGCTTACAACAAGATGCTCAAGAGCCAGCTTTGCTCGCCCGTTTACTCGAGGTTTATCACCAAACACTGGGTTACAGCATTGTACGCAAAGCGGAAGAGGCGAAAATCGCGCTCTCTGACGAGCAAAATTATTTAGCGAAAATTGCATTATCAAAAGAGCTGCTTGAAGTGAATATTGGACGTGATCAATTGATTGATGCGATTGAATCACCAAAAAGCAAAATGATTGAGTTGGTAAAAGAAGCCGTTGTACAAGGAGGCGTTCAACCGGATGCTATTTTTGTCACCGGGGGTAGCGCCCGATCGCCTATCTTACATCAAGCGATTCAAGAACAACTGCCGAATATTCCCATTGTTCGTGGTGATGACTTTGGCTCGGTGACTGCTGGATTAGCCCGCTGGGCGCAAACCTGTTTTAAGTAA
- a CDS encoding GDCCVxC domain-containing (seleno)protein, whose product MSQVKIELMSEITCPECGCSKMEEMPTNACQWFYECTGCGVLLKPLEGDCCVFCSYGTVKCPPIQEAELTGKPSCCCK is encoded by the coding sequence ATGAGCCAAGTCAAGATTGAATTGATGTCTGAAATTACGTGCCCAGAATGTGGGTGTTCGAAAATGGAAGAGATGCCAACCAATGCTTGTCAGTGGTTTTATGAATGCACAGGTTGCGGTGTATTACTAAAGCCATTGGAAGGGGATTGCTGCGTTTTTTGTTCTTATGGCACGGTGAAATGCCCGCCAATTCAAGAAGCAGAATTAACAGGCAAGCCTTCATGTTGCTGTAAATAA
- the nrfA gene encoding ammonia-forming nitrite reductase cytochrome c552 subunit has product MAKIRNNALYLLSVLAGIFLFTSVQAQTPTKDSTSTINARNETFEAAHPDQYHSWRATSEQSQREDALAEDPRLVILWAGYPFSRDYSKPRGHAYAITDVRETLRTGAPKNAEDGPLPMACWSCKSPDVARLIQEHGEDGYFKGKWAKGGPEVVNVLGCADCHKTDSPEFAKGKPELTLSRPYAERAMETIGKPFDKASRFDQQSMVCGQCHVEYYFSGETKAVKFPWDNGTKVEDMEVYYDNIAFSDWTNSLSKAPMIKAQHPEYETWSAGIHGKNNVTCIDCHMPKLQNEKGELYTSHKIGNPFDNFEQTCSSCHTQSKEQLQSVVAERKKAIQEMKIKVEDQLVRAHFEAKAAWDAGATDAEMKDILADIRHAQWRWDLAIASHGIHMHAPDEGLRMLGGAMDKAADARTKLARLLGSKGITHEIAIPDISTKDKAQQAIGLDMQKINAEKQEFLKTVVPEWDAQARKNDLLAK; this is encoded by the coding sequence ATGGCAAAGATAAGAAATAATGCACTGTACCTACTGAGTGTGCTTGCAGGGATATTTCTATTTACCTCTGTACAGGCACAAACTCCAACAAAAGATTCCACATCAACCATCAACGCTCGAAACGAAACGTTTGAAGCGGCACACCCTGATCAATACCATTCATGGCGAGCGACTTCAGAACAATCACAACGAGAAGATGCACTGGCTGAAGATCCGCGCCTAGTCATCTTATGGGCTGGGTATCCATTCTCTCGTGACTACAGCAAGCCTCGTGGTCACGCCTACGCGATTACCGATGTTCGTGAAACACTGCGAACAGGTGCGCCAAAAAATGCTGAGGATGGCCCTCTTCCTATGGCATGTTGGAGCTGTAAAAGCCCTGACGTTGCTCGGTTAATTCAGGAACATGGGGAAGATGGCTACTTCAAAGGTAAATGGGCAAAAGGTGGCCCTGAAGTCGTCAACGTATTGGGCTGTGCGGATTGCCACAAAACAGACTCCCCTGAGTTTGCCAAAGGTAAGCCTGAGCTCACTCTTTCTCGCCCATATGCTGAGCGTGCCATGGAAACCATCGGCAAACCTTTCGATAAAGCGAGCCGCTTCGACCAACAATCTATGGTGTGCGGTCAATGCCACGTTGAATACTATTTCTCTGGCGAAACCAAAGCGGTGAAATTTCCTTGGGATAACGGCACCAAAGTCGAAGACATGGAAGTGTACTACGACAACATTGCCTTCTCTGACTGGACAAACTCCCTGTCTAAAGCCCCAATGATTAAAGCTCAACACCCTGAGTATGAAACTTGGAGCGCAGGCATCCACGGCAAAAACAATGTGACCTGTATCGACTGTCATATGCCGAAGCTGCAAAACGAAAAAGGCGAACTCTATACCAGTCATAAAATCGGCAATCCATTCGATAACTTTGAACAGACTTGTAGCAGTTGCCACACACAAAGCAAAGAGCAGCTGCAAAGCGTTGTTGCTGAGCGTAAAAAAGCTATCCAAGAGATGAAAATCAAAGTGGAAGATCAGTTAGTACGCGCCCACTTTGAAGCTAAAGCCGCTTGGGATGCGGGTGCAACCGATGCTGAAATGAAAGATATCCTTGCCGATATCCGTCATGCACAGTGGCGTTGGGATTTAGCTATCGCGTCACACGGTATCCACATGCATGCTCCAGATGAAGGGTTACGTATGCTCGGTGGTGCAATGGATAAAGCCGCCGATGCGCGAACAAAACTGGCGCGTTTACTGGGTTCAAAAGGCATTACTCATGAAATCGCGATCCCGGATATCTCCACCAAAGATAAAGCGCAGCAAGCTATCGGCTTGGATATGCAGAAAATTAATGCCGAAAAACAAGAGTTTTTAAAGACAGTGGTACCCGAATGGGATGCACAAGCTCGTAAAAACGACCTGTTAGCCAAATAA
- a CDS encoding ABC transporter ATP-binding protein — protein sequence MSDSTLVLDNVHVSYGNKHQRNHVLNGFSLHIDAGEIGCLLGASGCGKTTALRAIAGFEQVEQGTIYVGGRCVAGPHLHLPPEQRNVGMVFQDYALFPHLTAAQNVAFGLRKQPKEQQQARVQQLLTLVELSGLAERYPHEMSGGQQQRIALARALAPQPAVLLLDEPLSSLDPDSRKRLGQEVRDILRAAGQTALLVTHSEDEAQLMANKISYLKEGRLLEE from the coding sequence GTGTCAGATTCAACCTTAGTTCTTGACAATGTCCATGTTTCTTATGGCAATAAACATCAACGTAACCATGTGCTTAATGGTTTCTCTTTGCATATTGATGCTGGTGAAATTGGTTGCTTACTTGGGGCTTCAGGATGCGGAAAAACCACGGCATTAAGAGCGATTGCTGGGTTTGAACAGGTAGAGCAAGGAACAATCTACGTGGGAGGCCGCTGTGTTGCTGGCCCGCATCTTCATCTGCCACCTGAACAGCGTAATGTTGGGATGGTTTTCCAAGATTACGCCTTGTTTCCTCATTTAACGGCGGCGCAGAACGTGGCATTTGGGCTTAGAAAACAGCCTAAAGAGCAGCAACAGGCTCGCGTTCAACAGCTATTAACGTTGGTTGAATTGAGCGGCTTAGCTGAACGTTATCCTCACGAAATGTCGGGTGGTCAGCAGCAGCGCATTGCTTTAGCACGAGCGTTAGCGCCACAGCCTGCGGTGCTGTTGCTGGATGAACCGCTTTCGAGCCTTGATCCAGATAGCCGAAAACGCTTAGGGCAAGAAGTGCGGGATATTTTACGTGCGGCGGGGCAGACGGCGCTGTTAGTGACCCACAGTGAAGATGAAGCCCAGTTAATGGCAAATAAAATCAGCTACTTAAAAGAGGGGCGTTTGCTCGAAGAGTAA
- the nrfB gene encoding cytochrome c nitrite reductase pentaheme subunit: MSVLRSLLTAGVLASGLLWAISASATPQMAEEANKDGRWQVTQQRNPDKACLDCHKPDKEGMHGTHAEVINPNNNLPVTCTNCHGKPGPNHREGVKDVMRFNDPMYSVEQQNSVCLSCHLPEQLQKAFWPHDVHVTKVACASCHDLHPKQDTMKVLSDKGKVKICVDCHSDQRDNPNFNPAAVNVLKEQP; the protein is encoded by the coding sequence ATGAGCGTACTACGTTCGTTATTAACTGCTGGGGTGCTGGCGTCAGGCTTGTTATGGGCGATATCCGCGTCGGCAACACCACAAATGGCTGAAGAAGCTAACAAAGACGGTCGTTGGCAAGTTACGCAGCAGCGTAATCCAGACAAGGCTTGCCTTGATTGCCATAAACCCGATAAAGAAGGGATGCATGGCACCCATGCTGAGGTCATCAACCCGAATAATAATTTGCCAGTGACGTGCACCAATTGCCACGGCAAACCGGGTCCCAATCACCGTGAAGGCGTCAAAGACGTCATGCGGTTTAATGATCCAATGTACAGTGTGGAACAACAAAATAGCGTCTGTTTATCTTGTCACTTACCTGAACAACTGCAAAAAGCGTTTTGGCCCCACGATGTTCACGTGACCAAAGTGGCTTGTGCGAGTTGTCATGACCTCCATCCAAAGCAAGACACCATGAAAGTGCTGAGCGATAAAGGTAAGGTCAAAATCTGTGTGGATTGCCACTCAGATCAGCGAGATAACCCGAACTTTAACCCCGCTGCGGTGAATGTTCTTAAGGAGCAGCCATGA
- the nrfC gene encoding cytochrome c nitrite reductase Fe-S protein, translating into MSCSRRQFIIYSGALAAVGGVAGHSLANTMKVDGVRYGMIHDETLCIGCTACMDACREVNQVPEGVSRLTIIRSEPIGQFPDVKYRFFRHSCQHCEHAPCVDVCPTGASFIDKTTGIVDVNPDLCVGCQYCIAACPYRVRFIHPISKTADKCDFCRKTNLKKGKQPACVEACPTNALVFGNLDDPNSAVSLMLHEKPTYRFKIALGTKPKMYRVPFKYGEVSQ; encoded by the coding sequence ATGAGTTGTTCTCGTCGTCAATTCATAATCTATTCAGGCGCACTGGCGGCGGTAGGCGGTGTGGCGGGGCATTCCCTCGCCAATACCATGAAAGTTGACGGGGTGCGATATGGCATGATCCACGATGAAACACTGTGTATCGGCTGTACCGCCTGTATGGATGCATGTCGGGAAGTCAACCAAGTTCCAGAAGGCGTATCACGCCTAACGATTATTCGCAGTGAACCTATTGGTCAATTTCCTGACGTCAAATATCGGTTCTTCCGCCACTCTTGCCAACATTGTGAACATGCCCCATGTGTCGATGTATGTCCTACAGGGGCTTCATTCATTGATAAAACCACGGGGATTGTGGATGTAAACCCCGATCTGTGCGTTGGCTGTCAATACTGTATTGCCGCCTGCCCTTACCGCGTCAGATTTATTCATCCCATCAGCAAAACCGCCGATAAATGCGATTTTTGCCGTAAAACCAATCTCAAAAAAGGGAAGCAACCAGCTTGTGTCGAAGCGTGTCCAACCAATGCGTTGGTGTTCGGTAATTTAGATGATCCAAACAGTGCGGTGTCGCTAATGCTCCATGAAAAACCGACCTATCGATTCAAAATTGCACTGGGAACGAAACCCAAAATGTACCGAGTTCCCTTTAAATATGGGGAGGTTAGCCAATGA
- a CDS encoding heme lyase CcmF/NrfE family subunit: MEIFLPEIGFISLLLALCITGYHTLLGFIGVFRHVPRQMSQGVLWTSLQFTFLLTAFLCLTASFVFSDFSVIYVAQHSHSLSPLVIKIAAVWGGHEGSLLLWVLFFSGWSTFFAWRYRRQNSPFFPLTLCVLAAICTALLLFVVFYSNPFERLFPPAIEGRDLNPMLQHWGLILHPPLLYLGYSGLMLVAALVLASLMATPTLLPENSSQPIAQLCWRFAVPSWCILTSGIILGSWWAYSELGWGGWWFWDPVENASLLPWLSATALLHSLSITRRTGLYRHWSLLLAIITLILALLGTLIVRSGILVSVHAFALDNVRAVPLFLLFSILSLGALFIYGWKAKFPLQEPRRKTSREIYLLLTLILFTTVLCIVLTGTLYPMLYGLLGLGKISVGAPYFNLTLLPFGLFMLVVMVLATLKYRDIAKNENHKPLQRLLIIVQQKFPALVAHAGVVLFAMGITLSSTQKVEISQNIAVGQSISVGGYQFQFQQLQLAAESNYTTEKALIHVSQNVDENIAQNSKNGFVLVTERRLYMARQQLMIEPGIHWGWLRSWYVVLGEKTGTERYAMRFYVQEGIQWIWGGGFVMCLGALMSWFRGRKND; encoded by the coding sequence TTGGAAATTTTCCTTCCCGAAATAGGGTTTATCAGTTTGCTACTGGCGCTGTGTATCACCGGCTATCATACCCTGTTGGGGTTTATTGGCGTTTTCAGGCACGTCCCGAGGCAAATGTCTCAGGGCGTGCTCTGGACATCTTTGCAATTCACTTTTTTATTAACTGCGTTTCTCTGCTTAACCGCCAGCTTTGTTTTCAGTGATTTTTCCGTTATCTATGTAGCTCAACATAGCCACAGTTTATCCCCTCTGGTTATCAAAATTGCTGCCGTCTGGGGAGGGCACGAAGGTTCGCTGCTTCTGTGGGTGCTGTTTTTCTCCGGCTGGAGTACCTTCTTTGCATGGCGTTATCGCCGCCAAAATAGCCCGTTTTTCCCTTTAACGTTGTGTGTACTGGCGGCTATTTGCACGGCATTATTACTGTTTGTTGTGTTCTATTCCAACCCGTTTGAACGCCTGTTTCCGCCTGCCATTGAAGGGCGCGATCTCAATCCGATGCTGCAACATTGGGGGCTAATTTTACACCCGCCGCTACTTTACCTTGGTTACAGCGGATTGATGCTAGTGGCAGCGTTAGTGCTCGCGTCATTAATGGCGACGCCCACCCTACTTCCTGAAAATTCCAGCCAGCCTATTGCTCAATTGTGTTGGCGCTTTGCGGTTCCAAGTTGGTGCATACTCACTAGCGGTATCATCCTCGGTTCTTGGTGGGCATACAGTGAATTGGGCTGGGGAGGATGGTGGTTTTGGGATCCGGTTGAAAACGCATCCTTACTTCCTTGGCTTTCAGCCACGGCATTGCTGCACAGTTTATCCATTACTCGCCGAACAGGGCTGTATCGCCACTGGAGTCTGTTGCTGGCGATTATCACATTAATTTTAGCGCTGCTCGGTACACTGATTGTCCGCTCTGGGATCTTAGTGTCCGTTCATGCGTTCGCCTTAGACAACGTGCGTGCCGTTCCGCTATTTTTGCTATTTAGCATTTTAAGCCTTGGTGCGCTGTTTATTTATGGTTGGAAGGCAAAATTTCCCCTTCAAGAGCCTCGGCGAAAAACATCACGAGAAATCTATTTATTACTGACATTGATTTTGTTTACCACGGTTTTATGCATCGTACTGACTGGCACGTTATACCCGATGCTCTATGGGCTATTAGGCTTAGGTAAAATTTCTGTCGGTGCTCCGTATTTCAACCTAACGTTATTGCCATTTGGTCTGTTCATGCTAGTGGTGATGGTGCTTGCCACGCTCAAATATCGTGATATTGCCAAGAACGAAAATCACAAGCCACTTCAACGGCTGTTGATTATTGTGCAGCAAAAGTTTCCTGCCCTTGTCGCTCACGCTGGGGTTGTTCTGTTCGCCATGGGGATTACCCTTTCCTCAACACAAAAAGTAGAAATTAGCCAAAATATCGCCGTCGGGCAATCTATCTCAGTTGGCGGATATCAATTCCAATTTCAGCAATTGCAACTGGCAGCTGAATCCAACTACACCACCGAGAAAGCGCTGATCCATGTCAGTCAAAATGTAGATGAAAATATCGCTCAAAACTCAAAAAATGGCTTTGTTCTTGTCACTGAGCGCCGCCTATATATGGCTCGCCAGCAACTGATGATAGAACCGGGGATCCACTGGGGGTGGCTGCGTTCTTGGTATGTAGTGCTGGGGGAAAAAACGGGCACTGAGCGCTATGCAATGCGTTTTTATGTACAAGAAGGCATTCAATGGATTTGGGGTGGTGGATTTGTGATGTGCTTAGGTGCGCTGATGAGTTGGTTTAGGGGGCGAAAAAATGATTAA